The following are encoded in a window of Lynx canadensis isolate LIC74 chromosome B1, mLynCan4.pri.v2, whole genome shotgun sequence genomic DNA:
- the KBTBD11 gene encoding kelch repeat and BTB domain-containing protein 11 translates to MENPVPPCALYPREDQGRGAEAGDAFAQGACGQAGDRGGAAAAPGEGSLQPPDAQTPCSLSASLCFNSGDDSPPQSRASAAEGAATPPPSRRSGQRVVERQWEVGSAGAASPASPEEPASAEERASPEEPGEPASPEEPASLEEPVSAEEPASPEEPASLEEPATPEEPASPEDPGDPAPVPPGVGPAHGEPDLVIEVSGRRLRAHKAVLAARSDYFRARASRDVLRVQGVGWAALRLLLAYAYSGRMAGVRPDNVAEVVAGARRLQLPCAVQRATDAVAPQLSLANCYEVLSAAKRQRLAELRDAAYRFMSDHYLDVLREPAVFGRLSGSERDLLLRRRLRAGRARLLAAALGPAGERAGSRPQSPSGDAEARGDAAVYCLHEAAGEWRELTRLPEGAPARGCGLCVLYNYLFVAGGVGPAGPDGRARPSDQVFCYNPATDRWSTVRPLRQARSQLQLLALDGHLYAVGGECLLSVERYDPRADRWAAVAPLPRGAFAVAHEAATCNGEIYVSGGSLFYRLLKYDPRRDEWQECPCSSSRERSAAMVALDGFIYRFDLGGGRGDSQAAAAPAGGVSVLRYHCLAKQWSRCAAHLRPPGAPSGLQPFRCAALDGAIYCVSRAGTWRFVPPRDSEPGADVGAGEGGSFEPAPLRAPLDARGALFPFVLNLPERPDRGEEGAA, encoded by the coding sequence ATGGAGAACCCGGTGCCCCCCTGCGCCCTCTACCCCCGGGAGGACCAGGGCCGCGGGGCCGAGGCCGGGGACGCCTTTGCGCAGGGAGCGTGCGGCCAGGCCGGGGACCGGGGCGGCGCTGCCGCGGCTCCGGGAGAGGGCAGCCTGCAGCCACCGGACGCGCAGACACCCTGCAGTCTGAGCGCGTCGCTGTGCTTCAACTCCGGGGACGACTCCCCGCCGCAGTCTCGCGCCTCCGCGGCGGAGGGCGCAGCGACTCCCCCGCCCTCGCGTCGCAGCGGCCAGCGGGTGGTGGAGAGGCAGTGGGAGGTCGGCAGCGCGGGCGCCGCGTCCCCCGCGTCCCCGGAAGAGCCCGCGTCCGCCGAGGAGCGCGCGTCCCCGGAAGAGCCCGGGGAGCCCGCGTCCCCGGAGGAGCCCGCGTCCCTGGAGGAGCCGGTGTCCGCCGAGGAGCCCGCGTCCCCGGAGGAGCCCGCGTCCCTGGAGGAGCCCGCGACCCCGGAAGAGCCCGCGTCCCCGGAGGATCCCGGGGACCCCGCGCCGGTGCCCCCCGGCGTCGGGCCCGCGCACGGGGAGCCCGACCTGGTCATCGAGGTGTCCGGCCGCCGGCTGCGGGCGCACAAGGCGGTGCTGGCGGCGCGCAGCGACTACTTCCGCGCGCGCGCGTCGCGGGACGTGCTGCGGGTGCAGGGCGTGGGCTGGGCGGCGCTGCGCCTGCTGCTGGCCTACGCGTACAGCGGCCGCATGGCGGGCGTGCGACCCGACAACGTGGCCGAGGTGGTGGCCGGCGCGCGCCGCCTGCAGCTGCCGTGCGCGGTGCAGCGCGCCACCGACGCCGTGGCTCCTCAGCTGAGCCTGGCCAACTGCTACGAGGTGCTGAGCGCGGCCAAGCGGCAGCGGCTGGCGGAGCTCCGCGACGCGGCCTACCGCTTCATGAGCGACCACTACCTGGACGTGCTGCGCGAGCCCGCCGTGTTCGGGCGCCTGTCGGGCTCCGAGCGCGACCTGCTGCTGCGCCGCCGCCTGCGCGCCGGCCGCGCCCGCCTGCTGGCCGCCGCGCTCGGGCCGGCCGGGGAGCGCGCGGGCAGCCGCCCGCAGAGCCCGTCGGGGGACGCCGAGGCCCGCGGCGACGCCGCCGTCTACTGCCTGCACGAGGCGGCCGGCGAGTGGCGCGAGCTGACGCGGCTGCCCGAGGGCGCGCCGGCGCGGGGCTGCGGGCTGTGCGTGCTCTACAACTACCTCTTCGTGGCCGGCGGCGTGGGGCCCGCGGGGCCCGACGGCCGCGCGCGCCCCTCGGACCAGGTCTTCTGCTACAACCCGGCCACCGACCGCTGGAGCACCGTGCGGCCGCTGCGCCAGGCGCGCTCGCAGCTGCAGCTGCTGGCCCTGGACGGCCACCTGTACGCCGTGGGCGGCGAGTGCCTGCTCAGCGTGGAGCGCTACGACCCGCGCGCCGACCGCTGGGCCGCCGTGGCCCCGCTGCCCCGGGGCGCCTTCGCCGTGGCGCACGAGGCCGCCACCTGCAACGGCGAGATCTACGTGTCCGGGGGCTCCCTCTTCTACCGCCTGCTCAAGTACGACCCGCGGCGCGACGAGTGGCAGGAGTGCCCGTGCAGCAGCAGTAGGGAGCGCTCCGCCGCCATGGTGGCCCTGGACGGCTTCATCTACCGCTTCGACCTGGGCGGGGGCCGCGGCGACTCGCAGGCGGCCGCCGCGCCGGCGGGGGGCGTCAGCGTGCTGCGCTACCACTGCCTGGCCAAGCAGTGGAGCCGCTGCGCCGCGCACCTGCGGCCCCCGGGCGCGCCGTCCGGCCTGCAGCCCTTCCGCTGCGCCGCGCTGGACGGCGCCATCTACTGCGTGAGCCGCGCGGGCACCTGGCGCTTCGTGCCCCCGCGGGACAGCGAGCCCGGCGCGGACGTGGGCGCGGGCGAGGGCGGCAGCTTCGAGCCCGCGCCGCTCCGCGCCCCCTTGGACGCCCGAGGCGCGCTCTTCCCGTTCGTGCTCAACCTGCCCGAGAGGCCGGACCGAGGCGAGGAGGGCGCCGCGTAG